From Arachis stenosperma cultivar V10309 chromosome 2, arast.V10309.gnm1.PFL2, whole genome shotgun sequence, one genomic window encodes:
- the LOC130960822 gene encoding uncharacterized protein LOC130960822, with the protein MEDDHNTKVAQELQIQNYSSDGNGNENGSGGGSGRSSKKPKQRKVPQRGLGVAKLEKIRIEELQKKNFATAQLHQQEDSIASTKPTYMHPPIQNFHHSIQPAPRSQAEFRPMSFQQQMLDAKVPGTGTVPLTNSSGFEKEMFVVDPAAIQFLPSFTFESNPVWPLPNLGPRAPQFHHQLTSMVNVSPSGMSTPPMLHYSKEPPSNQNCNVNDLLARQAEKIFGVKRPYPFCLDAPPVPAYNYKLHPFAETQMNAATLCNSGFNYDAGNSSLRELPSCSASNSELNSRKRSKENENFNGDFLTLAPPTPTSSPPSQTKPFSAFLEIPNQDNPESESPSFQGTIEDQVPQPQAFNRFNQQEQPFYYFFPPAAHELQTGLSTARTPNVNGAKENIDLNLKLGK; encoded by the exons ATGGAAGATGATCATAATACAAAAGTAGCTCAAGAGCTTCAAATACAAAACTATAGTAGCGATGGTAATGGGAATGAGAATGGTAGTGGCGGCGGCAGCGGTAGATCTTCGAAGAAGCCGAAGCAGAGAAAGGTACCACAGAGAGGACTTGGTGTGGCAAAGCTTGAGAAGATAAGGATAGAAGAACTGCAGAAGAAGAATTTTGCTACCGCTCAATTGCATCAACAAGAAGATTCAATTGCATCAACAAAACCCACATATATGCATCCAccgatccaaaattttcatcaCTCAATTCAACCTGCTCCTAGATCACAAGCTGAATTTAGGCCTATGTCATTCCAACAACAGATGTTGGATGCTAAGGTTCCGGGCACCGGCACTGTTCCATTGACAAACAGTTCAGGATTTGAGAAGGAGATGTTTGTGGTTGATCCTGCAGCTATACAGTTTCTACCAAGCTTTACTTTTGAATCTAATCCTGTTTGGCCTTTGCCTAATTTGGGCCCGAGAGCACCACAATTTCATCATCAATTGACTTCCATG GTTAATGTCTCGCCGTCCGGAATGTCAACACCACCAATGCTTCATTACTCAAAAGAGCCCCCTTCAAACCAAAATTGTAATGTTAACGACCTGTTAGCAAGGCAGGCCGAGAAG ATTTTTGGCGTGAAGAGGCCTTACCCCTTCTGCCTGGATGCTCCTCCTGTGCCTGCTTACAATTATAAGTTGCATCCGTTTGCCGAGACGCAAATGAATGCCGCAACTTTGTGTAATAGCGGATTCAATTATGATGCTGGCAATTCAAGTCTAAG GGAACTGCCATCATGTTCTGCTTCCAACTCAGAGCTAAACTCAAggaaaagaagcaaagaaaatGAGAATTTCAATGGAGATTTTCTAACATTGGCTCCTCCTACTCCTACTTCATCCCCGCCTTCACAGACGAAGCCTTTTTCGGCTTTCCTAGAGATTCCCAATCAGGACAATCCTGAATCTGAATCTCCATCTTTTCAG GGTACTATAGAAGATCAAGTTCCTCAACCGCAAGCGTTCAACCGGTTCAATCAACAGGAGCaacctttttattatttcttcccTCCGGCGGCCCATGAGTTGCAAACCGGACTTTCAACAGCTAGAACTCCCAATGTTAATGGAGCTAAAGAAAATATTGATCTTAATTTGAAACTTGGAAAATAG